Proteins from a genomic interval of Diaphorobacter sp. HDW4A:
- a CDS encoding IclR family transcriptional regulator yields MDDERAGIQSVEVGFALLEALTRSHGPLMLKDIAADAGMSAAKAHRYLVSYQRLGLVVQDARNSRYDLGPAALKLGLASLSRLDAMRLARERVPQLMEQVSHTIALAVWGNRGATLVHWEESPQQGITAHLRLGDVMPLLSSATGRCFGAYIPREKTAALIADELQLAQRQQRADLPHTQKAVDAMFDEVRVHRCARVVNTLLPGIAAFCAPVFDSDGRLVMGIMTLGSVATFDAEWNGAIDTPLRAMAVQLSSDLGWAGS; encoded by the coding sequence ATGGACGACGAACGCGCCGGCATTCAATCCGTGGAAGTGGGCTTTGCGCTGCTCGAGGCATTGACGCGCTCGCACGGCCCCCTGATGCTCAAGGACATCGCGGCCGACGCCGGCATGAGCGCCGCCAAGGCGCACCGCTATCTGGTGAGCTACCAGCGGCTCGGCCTTGTCGTGCAGGATGCGCGCAACAGCCGCTACGACCTTGGCCCTGCGGCGCTCAAGCTGGGTCTGGCCTCGCTGTCACGGCTTGATGCCATGCGGCTTGCGCGCGAGCGCGTGCCTCAGCTCATGGAGCAGGTCAGCCACACGATTGCGCTGGCCGTCTGGGGCAATCGCGGCGCGACGCTGGTGCATTGGGAAGAATCACCGCAGCAGGGCATCACCGCCCATCTGCGTCTGGGCGACGTGATGCCGCTGCTGTCGTCGGCCACAGGGCGCTGCTTCGGCGCCTACATTCCGCGCGAGAAGACCGCAGCGCTCATCGCGGACGAACTGCAGCTCGCCCAACGCCAACAACGCGCCGACCTGCCCCATACGCAAAAGGCGGTCGATGCGATGTTCGACGAGGTGCGCGTGCACCGCTGCGCGCGCGTGGTCAACACGCTGCTGCCGGGCATCGCCGCGTTCTGCGCGCCAGTGTTTGATTCGGACGGTCGCCTCGTCATGGGCATCATGACGCTGGGCTCGGTCGCTACCTTCGATGCCGAATGGAACGGTGCCATCGACACACCGCTGCGCGCCATGGCCGTGCAGCTGTCGAGCGATCTCGGCTGGGCAGGGTCCTGA
- a CDS encoding DUF3108 domain-containing protein: MPRQALLLITALVLALHWFVLGGMPLGGTDEGSSERLAFHTRMVTPPQPESEPQVTPTPKPSSAPAPKPNPKPRPKPIVPPPATVAPQEPAPEPKPVETAPAPEESVPTDASEQVAQAPAAPAIAASTPAEPASAASAPASPPAATASAPSNPDDELSAGVDIRPPGAAGAKPSTEPPPIHLPASTTLKYAVHGEVKKMAYNVNGQLSWRNDGTSYEARQEVSAFLLGTRSQTSTGKITANGLAPARFGDIGRREVAAHFDFDNKIVTFSANTNRNAISAGAQDRVSVLIQLGAMLAAAPDRYPPGTQISFTTVGPRNADRWTFTVGETETIDLPAGPMRAVRLQKLPRHDRDLRADLWLGTDKQYLPVRLRLTQSNGDFAELALK, encoded by the coding sequence ATGCCCCGTCAAGCCCTTCTCCTGATCACCGCTCTGGTTCTTGCCCTGCACTGGTTTGTGCTGGGCGGCATGCCTTTGGGCGGTACCGACGAGGGCAGCTCCGAGCGGCTGGCGTTCCACACGCGCATGGTGACGCCGCCGCAGCCCGAATCCGAGCCACAGGTCACCCCCACGCCGAAGCCCTCTTCTGCGCCAGCGCCCAAACCCAACCCCAAACCGCGCCCAAAGCCAATCGTCCCGCCGCCTGCCACGGTCGCGCCACAAGAGCCAGCGCCCGAGCCCAAGCCCGTCGAGACTGCGCCTGCGCCGGAAGAGTCCGTTCCCACAGACGCATCCGAACAGGTTGCGCAGGCCCCGGCAGCTCCCGCCATCGCCGCCTCAACTCCTGCCGAGCCCGCCTCTGCAGCCAGCGCCCCGGCATCACCCCCTGCCGCCACAGCTTCGGCCCCTTCGAATCCAGATGACGAACTGAGCGCGGGCGTCGACATCCGCCCGCCCGGAGCCGCTGGCGCCAAGCCCAGCACCGAGCCACCGCCGATCCACCTGCCCGCGAGCACGACACTGAAATACGCGGTGCATGGCGAGGTCAAGAAAATGGCCTACAACGTCAACGGCCAACTATCGTGGCGCAACGATGGTACGAGCTACGAGGCGCGGCAGGAAGTCAGCGCGTTTCTTCTGGGCACCCGCAGCCAGACCAGTACCGGAAAAATCACCGCCAACGGCCTCGCACCAGCCCGCTTCGGCGACATCGGCAGGCGCGAAGTGGCGGCGCATTTCGACTTCGACAACAAGATTGTCACCTTCAGCGCCAACACCAACCGCAACGCCATCAGCGCTGGCGCGCAGGACCGCGTCAGCGTGCTCATCCAACTCGGCGCGATGTTGGCCGCCGCGCCGGACCGCTACCCACCCGGCACGCAGATCTCGTTCACCACGGTAGGGCCGCGCAATGCCGACCGCTGGACCTTCACGGTCGGCGAGACCGAAACCATCGATCTGCCCGCAGGCCCCATGCGCGCAGTGCGCCTGCAGAAACTGCCGCGCCACGACCGTGATCTGCGCGCCGATCTGTGGCTGGGCACGGACAAGCAATATCTGCCGGTACGCCTGCGCCTCACGCAATCGAATGGAGATTTTGCGGAACTGGCGCTTAAATGA
- a CDS encoding DUF3567 domain-containing protein has translation MHMLYDSDSFVVVHMQPDADLSGTEKSAAEVKPTVPQLPRHGFEIVDKRSGKEVYLDGSWAEMFQLQILEWQRNTPTQEEVEDTLDGYVGLAQNPVLVH, from the coding sequence ATGCACATGCTCTACGACTCAGATTCTTTTGTTGTCGTCCACATGCAGCCTGATGCCGATCTGAGCGGCACTGAAAAGTCTGCTGCTGAAGTGAAGCCTACGGTTCCTCAACTGCCGCGCCACGGTTTCGAGATCGTGGACAAGCGTTCCGGCAAGGAGGTCTATCTGGATGGCTCTTGGGCAGAGATGTTCCAGCTTCAGATTCTGGAATGGCAGCGCAACACCCCCACTCAGGAAGAAGTGGAAGACACGCTCGACGGATACGTAGGTCTGGCCCAGAACCCGGTTCTCGTGCACTGA
- a CDS encoding AbrB family transcriptional regulator, protein MSLHPSSLLRIALTLLAAWLAAEACVALHTPLPWMIGPLLVTAALSMAGAPTKSSIAFRNAGQWTIATALGLYFTPEVARLVSGLWWAIGLAIVWALLLGWGFGAWLYRTTAPCLPQVSERAMRATCYFAGAIGGASEMTLLSERGGARADLVAAAHSLRVLIVTVTIPFALQWSGLHGLDNLPPATRVVDAKGLVILMAAAGVGALVMRRLGRANPWFLGALLVTLLITVSGVTLSAIPQWMVNAAQLVIGVSLGVRFSREFLHTAPRWMGMVALGTFALMGVCALFAVGLSWLTGQHWVTLVLSTSPGGIAEMAITAKVLQLGVPVVTAFQVCRLVAVLLLVAPFYHRLYGGSKAALQKA, encoded by the coding sequence ATGTCCCTGCATCCCTCGTCGCTCCTGCGCATTGCGCTCACCTTGCTCGCCGCGTGGCTGGCCGCCGAAGCCTGCGTGGCCCTGCACACGCCGCTGCCGTGGATGATCGGCCCGCTGCTTGTCACCGCCGCGCTTTCGATGGCGGGCGCGCCTACAAAAAGCTCCATCGCGTTTCGCAACGCGGGGCAGTGGACGATTGCAACCGCGCTCGGGCTGTACTTCACGCCCGAGGTTGCGCGGTTGGTCAGCGGACTCTGGTGGGCGATCGGGCTGGCCATCGTCTGGGCCCTGCTGCTGGGCTGGGGATTCGGTGCCTGGCTGTATCGCACGACCGCGCCATGCCTGCCACAGGTGTCCGAGCGGGCGATGCGCGCGACCTGCTATTTCGCGGGTGCGATTGGCGGCGCGTCGGAGATGACGCTGCTGTCCGAGCGTGGGGGTGCGCGGGCCGATCTGGTGGCCGCCGCACACAGTCTGCGCGTGCTGATCGTGACGGTGACGATTCCGTTCGCGCTGCAGTGGAGCGGCCTGCACGGGCTCGACAATCTGCCGCCAGCCACACGCGTGGTCGACGCGAAGGGGTTGGTGATCCTGATGGCTGCGGCCGGTGTGGGCGCGCTGGTCATGCGCAGGCTGGGGCGCGCGAATCCCTGGTTTCTGGGCGCGTTGCTGGTCACGTTGCTGATCACCGTGAGCGGCGTCACGCTGTCGGCGATTCCGCAGTGGATGGTCAATGCGGCGCAACTCGTGATCGGGGTGAGTTTGGGCGTGCGCTTCAGCCGCGAGTTCCTGCACACCGCGCCGCGCTGGATGGGCATGGTCGCGCTCGGCACCTTCGCGCTGATGGGCGTGTGTGCGCTGTTTGCCGTCGGCCTCTCGTGGCTCACCGGACAGCATTGGGTGACGCTGGTGTTGAGCACCTCGCCTGGCGGCATTGCGGAAATGGCGATCACGGCCAAGGTGCTGCAGCTCGGTGTGCCGGTAGTGACGGCGTTTCAGGTTTGCCGTCTGGTGGCGGTGCTGCTGCTGGTCGCACCGTTCTATCACCGCCTGTATGGCGGCAGCAAGGCGGCCTTGCAGAAGGCATGA
- a CDS encoding hemerythrin domain-containing protein, with product MNTRISLPGLRSPGVGFEQPFEMLDACHDRVQRSLQLLVDLRVYLRANGCDDSVRQAARDVQRYFDIAAPLHHQDEELHVFPALKQRCADDAHLQSLVLQLQQDHEDMHRLWSDAVRNALAAIVSGAQDRFTESQESAFDVFAQCYARHLKMEDEVAYPQARLVVSEDEQQTMGREMAARRQG from the coding sequence ATGAACACCAGAATCTCGCTGCCCGGCCTGCGCAGTCCGGGCGTTGGTTTCGAGCAGCCGTTCGAGATGCTCGATGCCTGTCATGACCGCGTGCAGCGCTCGCTGCAATTGCTGGTCGATCTGCGGGTCTATCTGCGCGCCAATGGCTGCGACGATTCGGTGCGGCAGGCGGCGCGCGATGTGCAGCGCTATTTCGACATCGCCGCGCCGCTGCACCATCAGGACGAGGAACTGCATGTCTTTCCCGCGCTCAAGCAGCGCTGTGCAGATGACGCGCATCTGCAGTCGCTGGTGCTGCAACTGCAGCAGGACCATGAGGACATGCATCGTCTCTGGAGCGATGCCGTGCGCAACGCGCTCGCTGCCATCGTGAGCGGCGCTCAGGATCGATTCACGGAGTCTCAAGAATCCGCCTTTGACGTGTTCGCGCAGTGCTACGCGCGCCATCTCAAGATGGAGGACGAGGTGGCCTATCCGCAGGCGCGTCTGGTGGTGAGCGAGGACGAGCAGCAGACCATGGGCCGCGAGATGGCGGCGCGCAGGCAGGGCTGA
- a CDS encoding nitroreductase, with product MGNRAPMGVRDESEVGKMHVQNSLNAMSAEQALGLMQTRRTVRPRNMTGPGPDAEQLEAILNAAAHAPDHGRVQPWRLIQVPPKARDALAQTFVDALLEREPDASEEQLLRAREKAHRSPELLLIVAVRGDDAAFAESCTAAGCALQNMLLAATALGFASGLTSGGSLQSASLRRFFRISESEHAICFLSLGTLAERGQKLRGERPCTSEYLSVLNTVDIPVGCAA from the coding sequence ATGGGAAACCGCGCGCCGATGGGCGTGCGGGATGAAAGCGAGGTGGGCAAGATGCATGTACAGAATTCTTTGAATGCGATGTCGGCAGAGCAGGCGCTCGGTCTGATGCAGACGCGCCGCACGGTACGGCCGAGGAACATGACGGGGCCGGGTCCGGATGCCGAGCAGCTGGAGGCGATCTTGAATGCTGCGGCGCACGCGCCCGACCATGGGCGGGTGCAGCCATGGCGATTGATTCAGGTGCCACCCAAGGCCCGCGATGCGCTCGCGCAGACCTTTGTCGATGCGCTGCTCGAGCGTGAGCCCGACGCATCCGAAGAGCAGTTGCTGCGCGCCCGCGAAAAGGCGCATCGCTCGCCCGAACTGCTGCTCATAGTGGCCGTGCGCGGCGACGATGCCGCGTTTGCCGAGAGCTGCACGGCGGCGGGCTGTGCGCTGCAGAACATGCTGCTGGCGGCCACGGCGCTGGGGTTTGCGTCGGGGCTGACAAGCGGCGGATCATTGCAGAGTGCGAGCCTGAGGCGCTTTTTCCGGATCTCGGAGAGCGAGCACGCGATCTGCTTTTTAAGCTTGGGCACATTGGCCGAGCGCGGACAGAAGTTGCGCGGCGAGCGGCCCTGCACAAGCGAGTATCTGAGCGTGCTGAACACCGTGGATATCCCCGTGGGCTGCGCCGCCTGA
- a CDS encoding NnrS family protein produces the protein MNTPQPPKRPGIGVQKIQPSGTPHSALPAPDMSWRVGTLAHAPHRLSFFLAMVVLIASGIWWALVQIDRSLLNAGTLPYAIPAMLTHAMVMCFGFLPLFFAGFLFTAGPKWLNVEPPTMRAIMPPLLMQAAGWLLWLAGSMGSVTLAFVGIAAAWLGFVWMCSIYWRLVLRSRLDDRIHATAIAIACMVGCVGLGGAALALALGRADLARALVHTGIWGFVGVVYVVVAHRMIPFFTSSALPFIDAWRPFWVLWLLLGCMALRVADVWLALLPLPASVQLAWAVVSGVIELCAGLALLWLAYRWGLVQSLKNRLLAMLHIGFSWIGIAFVLAGAVRLVSLFIPIGGGDLAALHAFTMGALGSLLLAMVTRVSCGHSGRMLHADRLVWGLFCLLQVTVVLRVVAAFGGGLASYVLTVAALLWAAVVTVWGARLCTWYGKPRADGRAG, from the coding sequence ATGAATACACCACAGCCGCCGAAACGTCCGGGCATCGGCGTTCAAAAAATCCAGCCATCAGGCACTCCGCACTCCGCTCTGCCAGCGCCCGATATGTCGTGGCGCGTAGGCACGCTCGCGCATGCTCCGCATCGGCTGAGTTTCTTTCTCGCGATGGTGGTGCTGATCGCCTCGGGCATCTGGTGGGCGTTGGTGCAGATTGATCGAAGCCTCTTGAATGCAGGCACGTTGCCATACGCCATTCCTGCGATGCTCACACATGCGATGGTGATGTGCTTTGGATTTTTGCCGCTGTTCTTCGCCGGATTTCTATTCACCGCCGGGCCCAAGTGGCTGAACGTGGAGCCACCAACGATGCGGGCGATCATGCCGCCGCTCCTTATGCAGGCGGCGGGCTGGTTGCTCTGGCTCGCGGGCTCGATGGGGAGCGTGACGCTCGCCTTCGTCGGCATCGCTGCGGCATGGTTGGGCTTTGTGTGGATGTGCAGCATCTACTGGCGGCTGGTGCTGCGCAGCAGGCTCGACGACCGGATTCATGCGACGGCGATTGCCATCGCCTGCATGGTCGGCTGCGTGGGCCTCGGTGGCGCTGCGCTTGCGTTGGCGCTGGGCCGCGCCGATCTGGCGCGCGCGCTGGTGCATACCGGCATCTGGGGATTCGTGGGCGTGGTGTATGTCGTGGTGGCGCACCGCATGATTCCGTTTTTCACATCGAGCGCGCTGCCATTCATCGACGCATGGCGGCCGTTCTGGGTGCTGTGGCTGCTGCTGGGCTGCATGGCGCTGCGGGTGGCGGATGTGTGGTTGGCGCTGCTGCCATTGCCCGCCAGCGTGCAACTGGCATGGGCAGTCGTCAGCGGAGTCATTGAGCTTTGCGCGGGCCTTGCGCTGCTGTGGCTGGCCTACCGCTGGGGGCTGGTGCAGAGCCTCAAGAACCGGCTGTTGGCCATGTTGCACATCGGCTTTTCTTGGATCGGCATCGCCTTTGTTTTGGCGGGGGCAGTTCGCTTGGTGTCGCTGTTCATTCCCATTGGGGGTGGTGATCTGGCGGCGCTGCATGCCTTCACCATGGGCGCGCTCGGCTCGCTGCTGCTGGCGATGGTGACGCGCGTTTCCTGCGGCCACAGCGGTCGCATGCTGCATGCGGATCGTCTGGTGTGGGGCTTGTTCTGTCTGCTCCAGGTGACGGTGGTGCTGCGCGTGGTGGCGGCTTTCGGCGGCGGCTTGGCGTCTTACGTGCTGACGGTGGCGGCACTGCTTTGGGCAGCGGTCGTCACAGTGTGGGGAGCGCGGCTTTGTACTTGGTATGGGAAACCGCGCGCCGATGGGCGTGCGGGATGA
- a CDS encoding carbonic anhydrase yields MPDDDLLQRLRCFHSDAFPLYREQFRSLVDEGQHPNTLFIGCSDSRLVPYLLTGAGPGELFLVRNVGAFVPPYDGSQGHHGTAAAIEFAVLNLNVSRIVVCGHSHCGGIKAMYGEISPEAKNLDRWLDLGRDAVLPVQPTPEALRRTEQRAVVLQLERLMGYPMVQRRVEDGRITLHGWHYVIEEGQVYVFDVSDGSFTPASLATSSSTGPDTGLLTHDAYCSSQ; encoded by the coding sequence GTGCCCGATGACGATCTGTTGCAGCGTCTGCGCTGCTTTCACAGCGATGCGTTTCCCCTCTATCGCGAACAGTTCCGGTCGCTGGTGGACGAGGGGCAGCATCCGAACACCTTGTTCATCGGCTGTTCGGATTCGCGACTGGTTCCGTATTTGTTGACGGGTGCTGGGCCGGGCGAGCTCTTTCTGGTGCGCAACGTCGGCGCCTTCGTGCCGCCCTATGACGGCTCGCAGGGCCATCACGGAACAGCGGCGGCCATCGAGTTTGCGGTGCTCAATCTGAACGTGAGCCGCATCGTGGTCTGCGGTCACAGCCACTGCGGCGGCATCAAGGCGATGTATGGCGAGATTTCGCCTGAGGCCAAGAACCTGGACCGCTGGCTCGATCTTGGTCGTGACGCGGTGCTGCCGGTGCAGCCTACGCCCGAGGCACTGCGCCGCACCGAACAGCGTGCGGTGGTGCTGCAGTTGGAGCGGCTCATGGGCTATCCGATGGTGCAGCGGCGGGTGGAGGACGGACGCATCACGCTGCACGGCTGGCACTACGTGATCGAAGAGGGCCAGGTCTATGTGTTCGATGTGAGCGACGGATCGTTCACGCCCGCATCGCTTGCGACGAGCAGCAGCACAGGCCCCGACACCGGCCTGCTGACGCACGACGCCTACTGCAGCAGCCAGTGA
- a CDS encoding peptidylprolyl isomerase, whose protein sequence is MSHGEHVCTCASSGGGGGGCGGAGRMRENDIVVPVARVNGVPLHAPDESPDTETLRQRACTELLRQQAQFKGLLGLSDQPMVQGAISQAAESAIEQLLERDLQLPEPTEEACERYHAGHPMFLNEQVRLRHVLFAVTQGVDVNALRKRAEACLLDLRVAGTQDPARFADVARELSNCPSGREGGDLGWLSRDDCAPEFASDVFSSAEVGVLSRLVHSRFGLHVVEVLERKNGQPIAYADAHAGVVRALQQQAWTNAVRQYLQVLAGNAAIEGVQLDAADSPLVQ, encoded by the coding sequence ATGTCACACGGAGAACATGTCTGCACCTGCGCCTCTTCCGGCGGCGGTGGTGGTGGCTGCGGCGGCGCAGGGCGCATGCGGGAAAACGACATCGTCGTTCCCGTGGCGCGCGTCAACGGCGTGCCGCTGCATGCGCCTGACGAGTCGCCCGACACCGAGACGCTGCGCCAGCGCGCATGCACCGAGCTGCTGCGCCAGCAGGCGCAGTTCAAGGGCCTGCTGGGCCTGTCCGATCAACCGATGGTGCAGGGCGCCATCAGCCAGGCGGCCGAGAGCGCCATCGAGCAGTTGCTCGAGCGCGATCTGCAATTGCCCGAGCCGACCGAAGAAGCCTGCGAGCGCTATCACGCAGGGCATCCGATGTTTCTCAACGAGCAGGTGCGGCTGCGCCATGTGCTGTTTGCGGTGACGCAGGGCGTCGATGTGAACGCGCTGCGCAAGCGCGCCGAGGCCTGCTTGCTCGACCTGCGCGTGGCGGGAACGCAGGATCCCGCGCGCTTTGCCGACGTGGCGCGCGAACTCTCGAACTGCCCGAGCGGCCGCGAAGGTGGCGATCTGGGATGGCTCTCGCGCGACGATTGCGCGCCCGAGTTCGCGTCCGACGTGTTCTCGTCCGCTGAGGTAGGCGTGCTCTCGCGACTGGTGCATAGCCGTTTCGGCCTGCATGTGGTCGAGGTGCTGGAGCGCAAGAACGGTCAACCCATCGCCTACGCAGATGCCCATGCGGGCGTGGTGCGCGCGCTGCAGCAGCAGGCGTGGACCAATGCCGTGCGCCAGTATCTCCAGGTGCTGGCAGGGAATGCGGCCATCGAAGGCGTGCAACTCGACGCGGCCGATTCGCCGCTGGTGCAGTAG
- the narI gene encoding respiratory nitrate reductase subunit gamma translates to MNAWLNTLLFGIYPYVCLAVFFIGSWMRFDRDQYTWKTDSSQLLRKGSLRWGSNLFHVGVLFLFFGHSVGMLTPHFIYEGFMSAGNKQLMAMVSGGIAGFCAFVGVTLLLVRRLGDVRIRVTSKTSDIALLWLLWIQLALGLATIPLSAQHLDGGMMMKLAEWAQRLVTFRSGGVELLADASWIFKAHMFLGMSLFLIFPFTRLVHVWSGFATLAYLRRPYQVVRARRLNLPAGHNNAPTRRNGAV, encoded by the coding sequence ATGAACGCCTGGCTCAATACCCTCCTGTTCGGCATCTATCCGTATGTCTGTCTGGCGGTCTTCTTCATCGGCAGCTGGATGCGTTTCGACCGTGACCAGTACACGTGGAAGACCGACTCATCGCAACTGCTGCGAAAGGGCAGCCTGCGCTGGGGCAGCAATCTGTTCCACGTTGGCGTGCTGTTCCTGTTCTTCGGTCACAGCGTCGGCATGCTCACGCCGCACTTCATCTACGAAGGCTTCATGAGCGCGGGCAACAAGCAACTCATGGCGATGGTCAGCGGCGGCATCGCAGGCTTCTGCGCATTCGTCGGCGTGACGCTGCTGCTGGTGCGCCGTCTCGGTGATGTGCGCATCCGCGTGACATCGAAGACCAGCGACATCGCACTGCTGTGGCTTCTGTGGATTCAACTGGCGCTTGGTCTCGCGACGATTCCGCTGTCGGCCCAGCATCTGGATGGCGGCATGATGATGAAGCTCGCCGAATGGGCGCAGCGTCTGGTCACCTTCCGCTCGGGCGGCGTCGAACTCCTGGCCGATGCCAGCTGGATCTTCAAGGCCCACATGTTCCTCGGCATGAGCCTGTTCCTGATCTTCCCGTTCACCCGACTCGTGCACGTGTGGAGCGGCTTCGCGACGCTAGCCTATCTGCGTCGCCCCTACCAGGTGGTGCGCGCGCGCCGACTGAATCTGCCCGCAGGGCACAACAATGCACCCACCCGCCGTAACGGCGCGGTCTGA
- the narJ gene encoding nitrate reductase molybdenum cofactor assembly chaperone, translating to MFKTTPPSLRYTLRVLARLLAYPDAQLFGELTPMVDALRMEQALPRARIDEIEQLCSHLATLGEWEAQARYVDLFDRGHKTSLHLFEHVHGDSRERGPALVDLQQTYEKAGLMFDANELPDHLPVVLEFASTQPPEIAEEFLGEMVEILNAIFSALVHKDSPYASVIAAVLEVAGAKAHAVAIDPEPDMDETWMEPEAFIGCSTKGQSRPGAEQPVHFVRKSDLSNQHTGVSA from the coding sequence ATGTTCAAGACAACACCTCCATCGCTGCGTTACACGCTCCGAGTGTTGGCCCGCCTGCTCGCCTACCCCGATGCGCAGCTGTTTGGCGAGCTCACACCGATGGTCGATGCCCTGCGCATGGAGCAGGCACTGCCGCGTGCGCGCATCGACGAGATCGAACAGCTGTGCTCGCACCTTGCCACGCTCGGTGAATGGGAAGCGCAGGCGCGCTATGTGGATCTCTTCGATCGTGGCCACAAGACCTCGCTGCACCTGTTTGAGCATGTGCACGGCGACTCGCGCGAGCGCGGTCCGGCGCTGGTCGATCTGCAGCAGACCTACGAAAAGGCCGGGCTGATGTTCGACGCGAACGAGCTGCCTGATCACTTGCCCGTGGTGCTCGAATTCGCGTCCACGCAACCGCCCGAGATCGCAGAGGAATTCCTCGGCGAGATGGTCGAGATCCTCAACGCGATCTTCTCCGCGCTGGTCCACAAGGACAGCCCGTATGCGAGCGTGATCGCTGCGGTGCTGGAAGTGGCGGGCGCCAAGGCCCACGCGGTCGCCATCGATCCCGAGCCCGACATGGACGAGACCTGGATGGAGCCCGAGGCCTTCATCGGCTGCAGCACCAAGGGCCAGTCGCGCCCCGGCGCGGAGCAGCCCGTGCACTTCGTGCGCAAGTCCGATCTTTCGAATCAACACACCGGAGTCTCAGCATGA
- the narH gene encoding nitrate reductase subunit beta, giving the protein MKVRAQIGMVLNLDKCIGCHTCSVTCKNVWTSRSGMEYAWFNNVETKPGIGYPKEWENQDKWNGGWTRQADGSITPRQGGKWKLLMRIFANPNLPQIDDYYEPFTFDYDHLQSAKESKAAPTARPRSLITGQRMEKIEWGPNWEEILGGEFAKRSKDVNFEDVQKDIYGQFENTFMMYLPRLCEHCLNPACVASCPSGSIYKREEDGIVLIDQDKCRGWRMCVSGCPYKKIYYNWQSGKAEKCIFCYPRIEAGQPTVCSETCVGRIRYLGVMLYDADRIAEAASVEKDKDLYEAQMSIFLDPNDPEVIKQARIDGITDDWMEAARRSPVYKMAVDWRVALPLHPEYRTLPMVWYVPPLSPITAAANAGQLSANGEIPDVSQLRIPVQYLANLLTAGDRVPVVRALERMLAMRAFQREKHVDQRENLKVLQQVGMTADEVEDMYHVMAIANYEDRFVIPSAHREYAENAFDLRGGCGFSFGNGCSDGATETSMFGGKKQRTIPIKATV; this is encoded by the coding sequence ATGAAAGTACGCGCGCAAATCGGCATGGTGCTCAACCTGGACAAGTGCATTGGCTGCCATACCTGCTCCGTCACCTGCAAGAACGTGTGGACCAGCCGCTCCGGCATGGAGTACGCATGGTTCAACAACGTCGAGACCAAGCCCGGCATCGGCTACCCCAAGGAGTGGGAGAACCAGGACAAGTGGAACGGCGGCTGGACGCGTCAGGCGGACGGCTCGATCACGCCGCGCCAGGGCGGCAAGTGGAAGCTGCTGATGCGCATCTTCGCCAACCCGAACCTGCCGCAAATCGACGACTACTACGAGCCCTTCACCTTCGACTACGACCATCTGCAGTCGGCCAAGGAAAGCAAGGCCGCGCCGACTGCGCGCCCGCGCAGCCTGATCACCGGCCAGCGCATGGAGAAGATCGAATGGGGCCCGAACTGGGAAGAAATTCTGGGCGGTGAATTCGCAAAGCGCAGCAAGGACGTGAACTTCGAGGATGTGCAGAAGGACATCTACGGCCAGTTCGAGAACACCTTCATGATGTACCTGCCGCGCTTGTGTGAGCACTGCCTGAATCCTGCGTGCGTGGCATCGTGCCCATCGGGTTCGATCTACAAGCGCGAAGAAGACGGCATCGTGCTGATCGATCAGGACAAGTGCCGTGGCTGGCGCATGTGCGTCTCGGGCTGCCCCTACAAGAAGATCTACTACAACTGGCAGAGCGGCAAGGCCGAGAAGTGCATCTTCTGCTATCCGCGCATCGAGGCGGGCCAGCCCACCGTGTGCTCGGAAACCTGCGTGGGCCGCATCCGCTATCTCGGCGTGATGCTCTACGACGCGGACCGCATCGCCGAAGCCGCGAGCGTGGAGAAGGACAAGGATCTCTATGAAGCGCAGATGAGCATCTTCCTCGATCCCAACGATCCGGAAGTCATCAAGCAGGCACGCATCGACGGCATTACTGACGACTGGATGGAAGCCGCACGCAGAAGCCCGGTCTACAAGATGGCCGTGGACTGGCGGGTGGCGCTGCCGCTGCACCCCGAGTACCGCACGCTGCCCATGGTCTGGTATGTGCCGCCGCTCTCGCCGATCACCGCGGCGGCCAACGCCGGGCAGCTCAGCGCCAATGGCGAGATTCCCGACGTGTCGCAGTTGCGCATTCCGGTGCAGTACCTTGCCAATCTACTCACCGCCGGAGACCGCGTACCCGTGGTGCGTGCGCTCGAACGCATGCTCGCGATGCGCGCCTTCCAGCGCGAGAAGCATGTCGACCAGCGCGAGAACCTCAAGGTGTTGCAGCAGGTGGGCATGACGGCCGACGAGGTCGAGGACATGTACCACGTGATGGCGATCGCGAACTACGAGGATCGCTTTGTGATTCCGTCGGCGCATCGCGAATACGCGGAAAACGCTTTCGACCTGCGCGGCGGCTGTGGCTTCTCGTTCGGCAATGGCTGCTCGGACGGTGCCACGGAAACCAGCATGTTCGGCGGCAAGAAGCAACGCACCATCCCGATCAAGGCCACTGTCTGA